The Clostridium sporogenes genome contains a region encoding:
- the obgE gene encoding GTPase ObgE — protein sequence MFIDTAKIFVKSGKGGDGSISFRREKYIAFGGPDGGDGGKGGNVVLVVDPNMTTLLDFTYKRKYKAEPGGNGAGSKCFGKNGKDLYIKVPMGTIVRDAETDKIMADLSKPEDSYVVAKGGRGGKGNCRFTTPTRQAPDFAEPGMPEEERWIKLELKLLADVGLIGFPNVGKSTLLSVVSKARPKIANYHFTTLKPNLGVVSIEGVTNFVIADIPGIIEGASEGVGLGLDFLRHVERTRVLIHVIDISSVEGRDPYEDFLKINEELKRYSVKLYDRPQIIAANKSDMLFDEEKFEEFKTKIEKLGYNKVFKISAATKQGVDDLMKEAARLLSTIPVTELEISAEDRFVEEEKRFTYSIRKEHNTYIVEGSFVDRLLNAVNVNDPDDLRYFHKVLKNKGVMEELMKMGIEDGDVVRLNDFEFDFLL from the coding sequence TTGTTTATAGATACAGCCAAAATATTTGTAAAATCAGGAAAGGGAGGAGATGGATCCATCTCTTTTAGAAGAGAAAAATATATAGCTTTTGGAGGACCAGACGGTGGAGATGGTGGTAAAGGGGGAAATGTAGTACTAGTAGTAGACCCTAATATGACAACTCTTTTAGATTTTACTTATAAAAGAAAATACAAAGCAGAACCAGGTGGAAATGGGGCTGGGTCAAAATGTTTTGGTAAAAATGGAAAAGATCTTTATATAAAAGTTCCTATGGGAACTATAGTGAGAGATGCAGAAACAGACAAAATAATGGCAGATTTATCAAAGCCAGAGGATTCTTATGTGGTTGCTAAAGGTGGAAGAGGTGGTAAAGGTAATTGCAGATTTACAACACCTACAAGACAGGCACCAGATTTTGCAGAACCAGGTATGCCAGAGGAAGAAAGATGGATTAAGCTTGAATTAAAGCTATTAGCGGATGTAGGTCTTATAGGATTTCCTAATGTAGGAAAATCTACTTTGTTGTCAGTAGTATCTAAAGCTAGACCTAAAATAGCTAACTATCATTTTACTACATTAAAACCTAATTTAGGTGTGGTAAGTATTGAAGGTGTAACTAATTTTGTAATTGCAGATATACCAGGAATAATTGAAGGTGCTTCAGAAGGAGTAGGTTTAGGATTAGATTTTTTAAGACATGTAGAAAGAACAAGAGTATTAATTCATGTAATAGATATATCTTCTGTAGAGGGAAGAGATCCATATGAGGATTTTTTAAAGATAAATGAAGAACTAAAAAGATATAGTGTAAAGCTTTATGATAGACCTCAAATAATAGCTGCTAATAAATCTGATATGTTATTTGATGAAGAAAAGTTTGAAGAATTTAAAACAAAAATAGAAAAGCTTGGTTATAATAAGGTGTTTAAGATATCAGCAGCTACAAAACAAGGGGTAGATGATCTCATGAAGGAAGCTGCAAGACTTTTAAGTACTATACCTGTTACAGAGCTAGAAATATCAGCAGAAGATAGATTTGTAGAAGAAGAAAAGAGATTTACATACTCTATAAGAAAAGAACACAACACTTATATTGTAGAAGGAAGTTTTGTAGATAGACTTTTAAATGCAGTTAATGTAAATGATCCAGATGATTTAAGATATTTCCATAAAGTACTTAAAAATAAAGGCGTAATGGAAGAATTAATGAAAATGGGCATTGAAGATGGTGATGTTGTACGATTAAATGACTTTGAATTTGACTTTTTATTATAA
- the rpmA gene encoding 50S ribosomal protein L27, translating to MLVMNLQLFAHKKGVGSSKNGRDSEAKRLGVKCSDGQFVLAGNILVRQRGTKIHPGLNVGRGGDDTLFAKIDGVVKYERLGRDKKKASVYPVEVEEVVAE from the coding sequence ATGTTAGTAATGAACCTTCAACTATTTGCTCATAAAAAAGGGGTAGGTAGTTCAAAGAACGGAAGAGATAGTGAAGCTAAAAGATTAGGAGTAAAATGCTCTGACGGACAATTCGTTTTAGCTGGAAACATATTAGTTAGACAAAGAGGAACAAAAATCCATCCAGGTCTAAACGTTGGAAGAGGTGGAGATGATACATTATTTGCTAAAATCGACGGTGTAGTAAAATACGAAAGACTTGGAAGAGATAAGAAAAAAGCTAGTGTATATCCAGTAGAAGTTGAAGAAGTAGTAGCTGAATAA
- a CDS encoding ribosomal-processing cysteine protease Prp, producing MVNVVFKKENNDIVLVKISGHAESTDQGYDMVCSAISAISITIANGITEVLKINPLIKEEDGFLSIDLRSCIKEDIHKCQVLMNTMLLGLESIEFNYGEYIKLTMEEV from the coding sequence ATGGTTAATGTAGTATTTAAAAAAGAAAATAATGATATAGTATTGGTTAAAATAAGTGGTCATGCAGAGTCTACAGACCAAGGGTATGACATGGTATGTTCTGCTATATCTGCTATATCAATTACAATAGCTAATGGTATAACAGAAGTATTAAAAATTAATCCTTTGATAAAAGAGGAAGATGGCTTTTTAAGTATAGATTTAAGATCCTGTATTAAAGAAGACATACATAAATGCCAAGTGCTTATGAATACTATGTTGTTAGGATTAGAAAGTATAGAATTTAATTATGGTGAATATATAAAACTTACAATGGAGGAGGTGTAG
- the rplU gene encoding 50S ribosomal protein L21, translated as MYAVVVTGGKQYKVAEGDVLYVEKLTADVDSTVELDNVLLVGKDNGETVVGKPMVEGAKVTAKVLAQGKAKKVVVFKYKPKKDYRKKQGHRQPYTKIQIEKINA; from the coding sequence ATGTACGCAGTTGTAGTTACTGGAGGAAAGCAATATAAAGTTGCTGAAGGAGATGTACTATATGTTGAAAAATTAACAGCTGATGTTGATTCAACAGTAGAATTAGACAATGTTCTTTTAGTAGGAAAAGACAACGGAGAAACTGTTGTTGGAAAACCAATGGTAGAAGGTGCTAAAGTTACAGCTAAAGTATTAGCACAAGGAAAAGCTAAAAAAGTTGTTGTATTCAAATACAAACCAAAGAAAGACTACAGAAAGAAACAAGGTCACAGACAACCATATACAAAAATCCAAATAGAAAAAATTAACGCATAA
- a CDS encoding Rne/Rng family ribonuclease, which yields MKEIFIERQRENVRIVLRENNHIKELFIEEDNKSPQVGEIYVGMVKNIIPAIKSAFVDIGWNKNAYLYLDKKFNNTHIKKGDYILVEVVKEDLNKKGPKVTNAITIPGRYTVLQILNNEITFSHKIKDEKIKREIQNNIVKPKDVGILIRTEAINASIENINDEIRRLSSIYSSLIEKSKYKMNTGLLFQNGGIVGKILRDKLTDNISKIYLNCREDYVYVSEFLKEYGENNIKLNIYEGERNLLDYYAIEKEILSLRNKKVYLDCGGYIIIDKTEAMYVVDVNSGKNVKGNSMEKTIFTTNMEAADEICNQIILRNLNGIIVIDFIDMNNENLKEKVLDKLKQGLKRDKNKSVVYPFTELNLVQIARKRQGKTIYDYIEQPCKCCSGKGSIISFSYMKLLIRNEIINILNMREIKDIYIELNKRYKDYIDKNKIQFISEVEALEKNIYINYIDAESQYKVEPLIFKNQIKDVEDLKIY from the coding sequence GTGAAAGAAATATTTATAGAAAGGCAAAGGGAAAATGTAAGGATAGTTTTAAGAGAAAATAATCACATAAAAGAATTATTTATAGAAGAAGATAATAAATCTCCTCAAGTTGGAGAGATATATGTAGGTATGGTTAAAAATATAATTCCTGCTATAAAGAGTGCTTTTGTAGATATAGGTTGGAACAAAAATGCTTATCTTTATTTGGATAAAAAATTTAATAATACCCATATAAAAAAAGGGGACTATATTTTAGTAGAAGTAGTTAAAGAGGACTTAAATAAAAAAGGCCCTAAAGTAACTAATGCTATAACTATACCCGGCAGATATACAGTCCTTCAAATTTTAAATAATGAAATTACATTTTCTCATAAAATAAAAGATGAAAAAATAAAAAGAGAAATACAAAATAATATAGTAAAGCCTAAAGATGTAGGAATTTTAATAAGAACGGAAGCCATAAATGCAAGTATAGAAAATATAAATGATGAAATAAGAAGGTTATCTAGTATATATAGTTCATTAATAGAAAAATCTAAATATAAAATGAATACAGGACTTCTATTTCAAAACGGAGGAATAGTAGGCAAAATACTAAGAGATAAATTAACTGATAATATATCAAAGATCTATTTAAATTGTAGAGAAGACTATGTTTATGTAAGTGAGTTTTTAAAGGAATACGGAGAAAACAATATAAAGCTAAATATTTATGAGGGAGAAAGAAATCTTTTAGATTATTATGCTATAGAAAAAGAAATACTTTCTCTTAGAAATAAAAAAGTTTATTTAGATTGTGGAGGCTATATTATAATAGATAAAACTGAAGCAATGTATGTAGTAGACGTTAACTCTGGTAAAAATGTAAAGGGTAATTCCATGGAGAAAACTATTTTTACTACTAATATGGAAGCTGCGGATGAAATTTGTAATCAAATTATACTTAGAAATTTAAATGGGATTATTGTAATAGATTTTATAGATATGAATAATGAAAATCTTAAAGAAAAAGTCTTAGATAAATTAAAACAAGGACTAAAAAGAGATAAAAATAAATCTGTTGTTTATCCCTTTACCGAATTAAATTTGGTTCAAATAGCTAGAAAAAGACAAGGTAAAACCATATATGATTATATAGAGCAGCCTTGTAAATGTTGTAGTGGAAAAGGTTCTATAATTAGTTTTAGTTATATGAAGCTATTAATTAGAAATGAAATAATAAATATTTTAAATATGAGAGAGATAAAGGATATATATATAGAACTAAATAAAAGATATAAAGATTATATAGATAAAAATAAAATACAATTCATATCAGAAGTTGAAGCTTTAGAAAAAAATATTTATATAAATTATATAGATGCTGAAAGTCAGTATAAGGTAGAACCATTAATATTTAAAAATCAAATAAAAGATGTGGAGGACCTTAAGATTTATTAA
- a CDS encoding TIGR03936 family radical SAM-associated protein yields MKVRYLIKFSKEGNIKFVSHLDLQRTLQRNFKRSGLPVEYSKGFNPHIIMSLAQPLAVGLYSKGEYLDVSFIEEEDENIIVDKLNNTAPSGIKYFKAVKLKEGTNKKVFKSMAAVAAARYIIEIKYKNTENLEHELKTLLNMDNWDIIKKGKKGSKNVNIRPMIKNIDYSIESNSLKINVLVSCGSIQNLSADLLAQFIKENTSDIKENSFVDIERQEIYGEYENKLVALSDYAMYV; encoded by the coding sequence TTGAAGGTGCGATATTTAATTAAGTTTTCAAAGGAAGGTAATATAAAATTTGTATCTCATTTAGACCTTCAAAGAACGCTACAAAGAAACTTTAAAAGAAGTGGATTACCTGTAGAGTATTCAAAGGGATTCAATCCTCATATAATTATGTCTCTAGCACAACCTTTAGCAGTAGGGCTTTACTCTAAAGGAGAGTATTTAGATGTATCTTTTATAGAGGAAGAAGATGAAAACATAATTGTAGATAAATTAAATAATACTGCTCCTTCAGGTATAAAGTATTTTAAAGCTGTAAAATTAAAAGAGGGTACAAATAAAAAAGTATTCAAGTCTATGGCAGCAGTAGCGGCAGCAAGATATATAATAGAAATAAAATATAAAAATACGGAAAATTTAGAACATGAGTTAAAAACATTATTAAATATGGATAATTGGGATATAATTAAAAAAGGTAAAAAGGGAAGTAAAAATGTAAATATAAGACCTATGATTAAAAATATAGATTATTCTATAGAAAGTAATTCATTAAAAATAAATGTTTTGGTAAGTTGTGGAAGTATACAAAATCTTTCTGCAGATCTTTTAGCCCAATTTATAAAGGAAAATACATCTGATATAAAAGAAAATAGTTTTGTAGATATAGAAAGACAAGAAATATACGGAGAATATGAAAATAAATTAGTAGCTCTTTCTGATTATGCTATGTATGTATAA
- a CDS encoding TIGR03960 family B12-binding radical SAM protein, which translates to MNRISDDVLFRVEKPARYIGGELNSYNKDLKDIDIRYAFCFPDVYEVGMSHLGMKILYYILNERKDTFCERVFAPWPDMEKIMREENIPLYGLESKDPIKDFDFIGFTLQYEMSYTNILNMLDLAGVTIKASERGEEEPIVMCGGPCAYNPEPLYNIADMFVLGEGEELNTKILDLYKKYKGKGKKKEFLREASKIRGVYIPSLYEVTYKEDNTIKEFKPIYDDVPKKVKKVIVNNINDVVYPDKFVVPYTDIVHDRIVLETFRGCTRGCRFCQAGMIYRPVREKKTEALLELSDDLIKNTGYDEITLSSLSICDYSDIQNLVFSMVERHKEGKVGVTLPSLRIDSFSVDLIKEIQKVRKTGLTFAPEAGSQRMRDVINKGVTEENLMTSVKSAFEAGWSTIKLYFMLGLPYETLEDVMGIAELGQKVVGKYYEVPKEIRKKGLKVTVSTSIFVPKPFTPFQWAPQDTMEEVRKKIEALRGNIKSKQITYNWHESLVSYMEAIFARGDRRLCDVLIKAFEKGARFDGWNQYFDFNIWKEALEECNVDGDFYAYRQREYDEILPWDFVDTGVSKEFLMRENERAKKAEVTPDCRQGCKNCGVNVNLEGECFEGAIFN; encoded by the coding sequence ATGAACAGAATATCAGATGATGTACTATTCAGAGTAGAAAAACCTGCCAGATATATAGGAGGAGAATTAAATTCTTATAATAAAGATTTAAAGGATATAGACATAAGATATGCATTTTGTTTTCCAGATGTTTATGAAGTTGGAATGTCTCATTTAGGTATGAAAATACTTTATTACATATTAAATGAGAGAAAAGATACTTTCTGTGAAAGGGTTTTTGCACCTTGGCCAGATATGGAAAAAATAATGAGAGAAGAAAATATTCCGCTATATGGTTTGGAAAGCAAAGATCCCATAAAGGATTTTGATTTTATAGGATTCACTCTTCAATATGAAATGAGTTACACTAATATATTAAATATGTTAGATCTAGCTGGAGTTACTATAAAGGCTTCGGAAAGAGGGGAAGAGGAACCTATAGTAATGTGCGGAGGACCTTGTGCATATAACCCAGAACCACTTTATAATATAGCAGATATGTTTGTTTTAGGAGAAGGAGAGGAATTAAATACTAAGATATTAGATTTATATAAAAAATATAAGGGCAAGGGAAAGAAAAAGGAATTCCTAAGAGAAGCATCTAAAATAAGAGGTGTATATATACCTTCTCTTTATGAAGTTACTTATAAAGAAGATAATACTATAAAAGAATTTAAACCTATATATGATGATGTTCCTAAAAAAGTAAAGAAAGTTATTGTTAATAATATAAATGATGTAGTTTATCCAGATAAGTTTGTTGTACCTTATACTGATATAGTTCATGATAGAATAGTTTTAGAAACTTTTAGAGGATGTACAAGAGGCTGTAGATTTTGTCAAGCTGGAATGATATATAGACCTGTAAGAGAAAAGAAAACAGAAGCATTATTAGAACTATCTGATGATTTAATAAAAAATACAGGATATGATGAAATAACACTGTCATCTTTAAGTATATGTGACTATTCAGATATACAAAACCTTGTATTTTCAATGGTGGAAAGACATAAAGAGGGTAAAGTAGGAGTAACATTACCTTCCTTAAGAATAGATTCTTTTTCAGTAGATTTAATAAAAGAAATACAAAAGGTTAGAAAAACAGGACTTACTTTTGCACCAGAAGCAGGAAGTCAAAGAATGAGAGATGTTATAAATAAAGGTGTAACAGAAGAGAATTTAATGACCTCAGTGAAGAGTGCTTTTGAAGCAGGGTGGTCTACTATAAAATTATACTTTATGCTAGGATTGCCTTATGAAACTCTAGAGGATGTTATGGGGATAGCAGAGTTAGGCCAAAAGGTTGTGGGAAAATATTATGAAGTTCCCAAGGAAATAAGAAAAAAAGGACTTAAGGTTACTGTAAGTACATCTATTTTTGTACCAAAACCATTTACTCCATTTCAATGGGCACCACAGGATACCATGGAGGAAGTGAGAAAGAAAATAGAAGCCTTAAGAGGAAATATAAAAAGTAAACAAATAACTTATAACTGGCATGAATCCTTAGTAAGTTATATGGAAGCTATATTTGCAAGAGGAGATAGAAGACTTTGTGATGTTTTAATAAAAGCTTTTGAAAAAGGTGCTAGATTTGATGGGTGGAATCAATACTTTGACTTTAATATATGGAAAGAAGCCTTGGAAGAATGTAATGTAGATGGAGATTTCTATGCTTATAGACAAAGAGAATATGATGAAATACTTCCTTGGGATTTTGTAGATACGGGAGTTTCAAAGGAGTTTTTAATGAGAGAAAACGAAAGAGCTAAAAAGGCAGAAGTAACTCCAGATTGTAGGCAGGGATGCAAAAACTGTGGAGTAAATGTTAACTTAGAAGGAGAGTGTTTTGAAGGTGCGATATTTAATTAA
- a CDS encoding M50 family metallopeptidase translates to MVKINKYFIPYVIFLFYLGYKGSFLLSIGVVFVHELIHYVTARYLGFTGFNIEIYPLGLSLKLDKLENANFKEDLLISLSAPVANIFFAIIFCIAYRAYSNNSLYLLYKSNLIIGVFNLMPALPLDGGRILRDLLCFKTFYRRANEITINISIGISVFFMVLYIFLFMKGYNNFNLGIISLFITGFSLKEKERVAYIIMRHIVKKRFKFIKRGYIENQNVSVYCNNTLLQTLSLIDKNKYYIFTVLDENMKILDTLYENEILEALKNYGNIKIGEFINIKSKK, encoded by the coding sequence ATGGTAAAAATAAATAAATATTTTATTCCCTATGTGATATTTTTATTTTATTTAGGTTACAAAGGAAGTTTTTTATTATCTATTGGTGTTGTTTTTGTCCATGAACTAATTCATTATGTAACAGCTAGATATTTAGGATTTACAGGATTTAATATAGAAATTTATCCTTTAGGATTATCCTTAAAATTAGATAAACTAGAAAATGCTAACTTTAAAGAAGATTTATTAATATCATTATCTGCTCCAGTAGCTAATATTTTTTTTGCAATAATTTTTTGTATAGCTTATAGAGCGTATAGTAATAATAGTTTGTATTTATTATACAAAAGTAATTTGATAATAGGTGTGTTTAATCTTATGCCAGCCCTTCCCCTAGACGGTGGAAGAATACTAAGGGATTTATTATGTTTTAAAACTTTTTATAGAAGAGCAAATGAAATAACTATAAATATTAGTATTGGTATAAGTGTTTTTTTTATGGTATTATATATTTTTTTATTTATGAAAGGCTATAATAATTTTAATTTAGGTATAATATCCTTATTTATAACAGGGTTTTCTTTAAAGGAAAAGGAAAGGGTAGCTTATATTATTATGAGACATATAGTTAAAAAGCGATTTAAATTTATAAAGAGAGGATACATTGAAAATCAAAATGTATCTGTTTATTGTAATAATACTTTATTGCAAACACTTTCACTTATAGATAAGAATAAATATTATATATTTACAGTTCTGGATGAAAATATGAAAATATTAGATACCTTATATGAAAATGAAATATTAGAAGCTTTAAAAAACTATGGCAATATAAAAATAGGTGAATTTATTAATATAAAAAGTAAAAAATAA
- a CDS encoding M23 family metallopeptidase produces MYNSQYEEYYSSLKNRKTSNLKNNNYMYGGRNNKIGNSNGKFFQKRIMRDLIGVFLLLIFVLGLKAFSNPKTQMVYNYSKKIVNENYDYKKVINKTKDLDVKSLEDKILKYIDTFKSKVTGEKTVEEIISDDFVLPVNGKITSKYGEREDPINKKKAFHKGIDIDSKENTEVLASFSGTVKECGEDKELGKYILLDHGQGIETKYGHLNKIKVKKGEEVKKGKTIGESGSTGKSTGAHLHFEIIYMGENKNPQDYFTNIKE; encoded by the coding sequence TTGTATAATTCTCAATATGAAGAATATTATAGTTCATTAAAAAATAGAAAAACTAGCAATTTAAAGAACAATAATTATATGTATGGAGGACGGAATAATAAAATAGGAAATTCCAATGGGAAATTTTTTCAGAAACGCATTATGAGAGATTTAATAGGAGTATTTTTATTATTGATATTTGTGCTAGGTTTAAAAGCTTTTTCTAATCCTAAAACACAAATGGTGTATAATTACTCTAAAAAAATAGTGAACGAAAATTATGATTATAAAAAAGTGATTAATAAAACTAAAGATTTGGATGTGAAATCTTTAGAGGATAAAATTTTAAAATACATAGATACTTTTAAATCAAAGGTTACAGGGGAAAAGACTGTAGAAGAAATAATAAGTGATGACTTTGTATTACCTGTAAATGGTAAAATAACCTCCAAGTATGGGGAAAGAGAAGATCCTATAAATAAAAAAAAAGCTTTTCATAAAGGGATAGATATAGATTCTAAAGAAAATACAGAAGTATTAGCAAGCTTTAGTGGAACAGTAAAGGAGTGCGGAGAAGATAAGGAGCTAGGTAAATATATACTGTTAGATCATGGACAAGGCATAGAAACTAAGTATGGGCATTTAAATAAAATAAAAGTAAAAAAAGGAGAAGAGGTTAAAAAAGGAAAAACTATAGGTGAAAGTGGTAGTACTGGGAAAAGTACAGGAGCTCACCTTCATTTTGAAATAATTTATATGGGAGAGAACAAAAACCCTCAAGATTATTTTACTAATATAAAAGAATAA
- the rodA gene encoding rod shape-determining protein RodA, whose protein sequence is MFDKFFINRKLLKELDYSMIIISVAIMIFSALNIYSATHMKYGTSFFLKQLIWLVAGLIIIYVVLIFDYIIIENYANIFYWFTVFLLILNDTVLKKTVNGAGSWLKLGPISIQPSEFAKMALIIMLAKKLDDMDGEINNLKNFFILAFYAIIPMLLIVIQPDMGMIMVFFFTVLGMFFIAGLDGKVILGGFAGLTALVAIIWNSPLMQQYWKNRITSFLHPEADELNTGLQLVQSKIGIGSGGFLGKGFLKGTQIAGGYIPEAHTDFIFSVIGEEWGFIGAAILLIFYGILIYKFIKTAKNSKDIFGTMVTIGVTSSFMFLILQNIGMTIGLLPITGIALPFMSYGGSSSLNNFFALALVLNINMRRKKINF, encoded by the coding sequence ATGTTTGATAAATTTTTTATAAATAGAAAACTTTTAAAAGAGTTAGATTATAGTATGATTATAATCTCTGTAGCAATAATGATTTTTAGTGCTTTAAATATATATAGTGCTACCCATATGAAATATGGTACAAGCTTTTTCCTAAAACAATTAATTTGGTTAGTTGCAGGTCTTATTATAATTTATGTAGTTCTAATATTTGATTATATTATTATTGAAAATTATGCCAATATATTTTATTGGTTTACTGTATTTTTACTTATTTTAAATGATACAGTTCTTAAAAAAACAGTTAATGGTGCAGGTTCTTGGCTGAAGTTAGGACCTATATCCATACAACCTTCAGAGTTTGCTAAAATGGCTTTAATTATAATGTTAGCTAAAAAATTAGATGATATGGACGGTGAAATAAATAACCTAAAAAACTTCTTTATATTAGCTTTCTATGCTATAATACCTATGCTATTAATTGTAATTCAACCGGATATGGGTATGATTATGGTGTTCTTTTTCACTGTGTTAGGTATGTTTTTTATAGCGGGATTAGATGGAAAGGTAATATTAGGAGGGTTTGCTGGGCTGACTGCACTAGTAGCTATTATTTGGAATTCTCCTTTAATGCAACAATATTGGAAAAATAGAATTACTTCATTTTTACATCCTGAAGCAGATGAATTAAATACAGGACTTCAACTTGTACAATCAAAAATAGGTATAGGGTCTGGTGGTTTTTTAGGAAAAGGATTTTTAAAAGGAACACAAATAGCAGGTGGATATATTCCAGAAGCTCATACAGATTTTATTTTTTCTGTTATAGGTGAAGAATGGGGTTTTATAGGAGCTGCAATTTTGTTAATATTTTATGGGATTTTAATATATAAGTTTATAAAAACTGCAAAAAATTCTAAAGATATATTTGGAACTATGGTAACCATTGGTGTAACATCTTCTTTTATGTTTTTAATACTTCAAAATATTGGAATGACTATAGGGCTACTACCTATAACAGGTATAGCACTTCCATTTATGAGTTATGGAGGTAGTTCATCATTAAACAACTTTTTTGCTTTAGCATTAGTATTAAATATAAATATGAGAAGGAAAAAAATAAATTTCTAA
- the minE gene encoding cell division topological specificity factor MinE — MDLFKFFSKQSSKDVAKERLKLILIQDRNSISPDVLEAIREDMLKVISKYIEIDNEDVDIKMSSVEEIEGMSPALIASIPIKRIKKK; from the coding sequence ATGGATTTATTTAAGTTTTTTTCAAAACAATCATCAAAGGATGTAGCTAAGGAAAGACTTAAACTTATATTGATACAGGATAGGAATTCTATATCTCCAGATGTTTTAGAAGCTATAAGAGAAGATATGTTAAAGGTAATATCTAAATATATAGAAATAGATAATGAAGATGTGGATATAAAGATGAGTAGTGTAGAGGAAATAGAAGGCATGTCTCCAGCACTAATAGCTAGTATCCCAATAAAGAGAATAAAGAAAAAATAA
- the minD gene encoding septum site-determining protein MinD, whose amino-acid sequence MGEVIVVTSGKGGVGKTTTSANISTALAAMDKKVVVIDGDTGLRNLDVLMGLENRIVFTLLDVIEERCKLKQALIKDKRLNSLYLLPTAQTRDKEDVNVDDMLKIVNDLKQDFDYVILDCPAGIERGFESSIAGADRALVVVNPEVTSVRDADRVIGKLDAKGIDNHQLIVNRLNYEMTQSGDMLDIEDIIDSLAIKLIGVVPDDRNITIATNKGEPIVLDNGAIAGQAFRNIAKRIIGEEVPIMDLRSKEQGFFKSFKKLFGLK is encoded by the coding sequence ATGGGAGAAGTGATAGTTGTTACCTCTGGTAAAGGTGGAGTAGGAAAAACAACCACATCAGCTAATATATCTACAGCTTTAGCTGCAATGGATAAAAAAGTAGTTGTTATAGATGGGGATACTGGATTAAGAAACCTTGATGTTCTAATGGGGCTTGAAAATAGAATAGTATTTACCTTATTGGATGTAATAGAAGAAAGATGTAAGTTAAAACAAGCATTGATAAAGGATAAAAGGTTAAATAGCTTATATCTATTACCAACAGCACAAACAAGAGATAAAGAAGATGTTAATGTGGATGACATGCTAAAGATAGTCAATGATTTAAAACAGGACTTTGATTATGTAATTTTGGATTGTCCAGCAGGCATAGAAAGAGGATTTGAAAGTTCTATAGCAGGAGCAGATAGAGCTTTAGTAGTTGTAAATCCAGAAGTAACATCTGTAAGAGATGCAGATAGAGTTATAGGAAAATTAGATGCTAAGGGGATAGATAATCATCAACTTATAGTAAATAGATTAAATTATGAAATGACACAAAGTGGAGATATGTTAGACATTGAAGATATAATTGATAGTTTAGCTATAAAGCTTATAGGGGTAGTGCCGGATGATAGAAATATAACTATAGCTACTAATAAAGGAGAGCCTATAGTTTTAGATAATGGAGCTATAGCAGGACAAGCTTTTAGAAATATTGCTAAAAGGATTATAGGAGAAGAAGTTCCTATAATGGATTTAAGAAGTAAGGAACAGGGCTTTTTTAAATCCTTTAAAAAATTATTTGGGTTAAAATAG